Proteins found in one Geomonas subterranea genomic segment:
- a CDS encoding recombinase family protein, with translation MKWVGYCRVSSKKQGKSGLGLAAQQKMITDYVTATGGELVETFVEVESGKIDERPELQRAIRTAELVGGRVLVGKLDRLSRDLHFITHLQKTKVDFVVCDLPNCDSFTIHIYGALAQRERELISARTKAGLAAAKARGVKLGSDNLKYADMDAARAKGVESVKAMADDFASKVKPMVTALRAQGATLREIAIHLDRAGVKTARGGRWTATAVKNVLARQVNGSGAQQGSV, from the coding sequence ATGAAATGGGTTGGGTATTGCAGGGTCAGCAGTAAAAAACAGGGTAAAAGTGGTCTGGGGCTTGCGGCGCAGCAGAAGATGATTACAGATTACGTTACTGCTACAGGTGGGGAATTGGTAGAAACCTTTGTAGAAGTGGAGAGTGGAAAAATAGACGAAAGACCGGAACTTCAGAGAGCAATACGGACGGCAGAACTTGTAGGTGGCCGAGTCCTGGTCGGGAAGCTAGATCGCTTAAGCAGAGACCTCCACTTCATCACGCACCTACAAAAGACGAAGGTGGATTTCGTTGTATGTGATTTGCCAAACTGCGACAGCTTCACGATCCATATCTATGGAGCCTTGGCTCAGCGGGAAAGAGAACTGATATCAGCGAGAACAAAGGCCGGTCTTGCAGCAGCAAAGGCGAGAGGAGTAAAGCTAGGATCAGACAATTTGAAGTATGCGGACATGGACGCTGCAAGGGCGAAGGGCGTGGAGTCGGTTAAGGCAATGGCCGATGATTTCGCCTCCAAGGTAAAGCCCATGGTCACGGCACTGAGAGCGCAAGGAGCCACACTCAGGGAGATAGCCATACATTTGGACAGGGCAGGTGTTAAAACAGCCAGAGGCGGAAGGTGGACGGCAACGGCTGTGAAGAATGTGCTTGCAAGGCAAGTAAATGGCTCTGGTGCACAACAAGGATCAGTTTGA
- a CDS encoding GIY-YIG nuclease family protein produces the protein MKYVYYLQSIPHPDQHYVGLTTDVNSRLASHNAGQSPHTSKYRPWRILTYHAFADDAKAAAFEKYLKSCSGLAFRKKHFH, from the coding sequence ATGAAATATGTCTACTACCTCCAAAGCATCCCCCATCCCGACCAGCACTACGTCGGCCTCACCACCGACGTCAACTCAAGGCTTGCCTCCCACAACGCCGGTCAATCCCCCCACACCTCCAAATACCGCCCCTGGAGAATCCTCACCTACCATGCCTTCGCCGATGACGCCAAAGCGGCAGCCTTCGAAAAGTATCTGAAATCCTGTTCCGGCCTTGCCTTCAGGAAAAAGCATTTCCACTAG
- a CDS encoding DUF2939 domain-containing protein — MKKVLIVVAALIAVLVAGFVFVKGTPQYSLYQFKKAVQNHDPDTAFKYLDVDSVVDNLALDLINSKEMNKPASNPWEEAGQTMAKGLMTVMLPSIKEAMKGQIKTAITTADSEKSENDKGTNTIKGLNKGSWSDFDVKVEGKMAIVTNKQDEALKFKMVKSSEGYWKIIKIIIPHTK; from the coding sequence TTGAAAAAGGTCTTAATCGTTGTTGCTGCTCTTATTGCTGTACTTGTAGCAGGATTCGTCTTCGTCAAAGGGACGCCACAATATTCCCTATATCAATTCAAGAAAGCTGTGCAGAACCATGATCCGGATACAGCTTTCAAATACCTCGATGTTGATTCAGTTGTCGATAATCTAGCCTTAGACCTCATCAACTCAAAAGAGATGAACAAACCCGCCAGCAACCCTTGGGAAGAAGCCGGACAAACCATGGCCAAGGGACTTATGACGGTTATGCTCCCTAGCATCAAGGAGGCAATGAAGGGGCAGATCAAGACCGCTATCACGACTGCTGACTCGGAGAAAAGCGAAAACGATAAGGGCACGAATACTATCAAAGGTTTGAACAAGGGCAGTTGGTCTGATTTCGATGTCAAGGTGGAAGGGAAGATGGCGATTGTGACCAATAAGCAGGATGAAGCCTTAAAATTCAAAATGGTCAAGAGCTCAGAGGGATATTGGAAAATCATTAAAATTATTATCCCCCATACAAAATAA
- a CDS encoding DUF2461 domain-containing protein produces the protein MSDIFDGFPPAAVQFLRTLRENNSKGWFELHKQDYQNNLLKPLQALAAGLGPLMLSIDPDFTVTPAINKTISRIYRDTRFSRDKSPYKTSHWITFKRLRQEWKDYPAFFFEISPDSYRYGMGFYSASRQTMDKFRTAVDRNPKAFLAATSFYPNNRTFTIEGEQYKRPLKAGISTELQEWYNRKSLYLVSNHRIDADRVDRKLIFDVQHGFEMLAPFYHYLGKVAT, from the coding sequence ATGAGTGACATATTTGACGGTTTTCCGCCTGCTGCAGTTCAGTTCCTGAGAACGCTGCGTGAGAACAACAGCAAGGGGTGGTTTGAGCTGCATAAGCAGGATTACCAGAATAACCTTTTGAAACCATTACAGGCTTTGGCTGCGGGACTCGGACCCTTGATGTTGAGCATTGACCCGGACTTTACAGTCACCCCCGCAATAAACAAAACCATCTCCCGCATCTATCGGGATACCCGGTTTTCCAGGGACAAGTCCCCCTACAAGACCAGTCACTGGATTACATTCAAGCGACTCCGGCAGGAATGGAAGGATTACCCGGCGTTTTTCTTTGAGATATCACCAGACTCGTACCGGTACGGCATGGGATTCTACAGCGCCAGCCGTCAGACCATGGACAAATTCCGTACTGCCGTCGACAGGAATCCGAAGGCATTTCTTGCCGCGACTTCGTTCTATCCGAACAACAGAACCTTCACGATAGAAGGGGAGCAGTACAAGCGGCCATTGAAGGCAGGGATCTCCACGGAATTGCAGGAGTGGTACAACAGAAAAAGTCTGTACCTCGTCAGCAATCATCGGATAGATGCGGACCGCGTTGATAGAAAACTGATCTTTGATGTGCAGCACGGATTTGAGATGTTAGCCCCTTTCTATCATTACCTGGGCAAGGTGGCTACTTAA
- a CDS encoding MBL fold metallo-hydrolase produces MKVLIHRGSNEIGGTCIQLSTEKTTILLDLGQPLSNLSKTIDVSSMNPDAVLLSHPHQDHFGLIDLLSPGIPVYIGELGKKLIDATRVLLGRDLHTNDFRHFKSWQPFHVGDFTITPYLVDHSAVDAYGFLIAAEGKKVFYSGDFRAHGRKSKLFDSMLKTHPKDIDLLFMEGTMMQRDNSEFPTETDVEEKIFETIRQQENISFLISSSQNIDRIVSAYRACLRAQKTLVIDIYTAWVLEQLKLVSGSTPNMEWEQVRVYASYSHDEKLKERPDFFGDFRRRVYQHRITKEELAASPADFLYLGKMSSFGIIDKYRGVNPVNVVYSQWLGYLKSPNGEYYGAEEMAAYQNDPVINFIYAHTSGHATVEDLQRFAEALNPKMLVPVHTEVNDRFSHSFQNVNIQTDGIKFVI; encoded by the coding sequence ATGAAAGTCTTGATTCACAGAGGTAGTAACGAAATCGGTGGAACCTGTATCCAGCTTTCTACAGAAAAGACAACCATCCTTCTCGATCTTGGCCAACCTCTCTCCAATCTTAGCAAGACCATTGATGTATCAAGCATGAATCCCGATGCTGTCCTGCTCAGTCACCCCCATCAGGACCATTTCGGCCTGATCGACCTCCTGTCACCGGGCATTCCAGTGTATATCGGGGAACTAGGAAAGAAGTTGATTGACGCCACTCGCGTGCTGCTAGGGAGGGATCTCCACACAAACGACTTCCGGCATTTCAAAAGCTGGCAACCTTTCCACGTCGGCGACTTTACCATCACCCCATATCTGGTCGATCATTCAGCAGTCGATGCCTACGGCTTCCTTATCGCGGCTGAAGGGAAAAAAGTTTTCTACAGTGGGGATTTCAGGGCGCACGGTAGGAAGTCGAAGCTGTTCGATAGCATGCTGAAGACCCATCCCAAGGACATCGATCTACTGTTCATGGAGGGGACCATGATGCAGCGTGACAATAGTGAGTTCCCGACAGAGACCGATGTGGAAGAGAAAATTTTTGAAACAATTCGACAACAGGAAAACATCTCGTTTCTCATCTCTTCATCCCAGAACATCGACCGCATCGTCTCGGCCTACCGTGCTTGCCTCCGCGCTCAGAAGACTTTGGTGATTGACATCTACACCGCGTGGGTTCTGGAGCAGCTCAAACTGGTGTCTGGCAGTACACCTAACATGGAGTGGGAGCAGGTTCGGGTGTATGCATCCTACAGCCATGATGAGAAGTTGAAGGAACGCCCAGACTTCTTTGGGGATTTTCGCAGACGAGTCTACCAGCATCGAATAACAAAGGAGGAGTTGGCGGCGTCCCCAGCTGACTTCTTGTACCTCGGCAAGATGTCTTCATTTGGGATCATCGACAAGTACCGTGGAGTAAACCCAGTCAACGTCGTCTATTCCCAGTGGCTCGGATACTTGAAGTCGCCGAATGGAGAGTACTATGGAGCCGAAGAGATGGCTGCATACCAGAATGATCCGGTGATCAACTTCATTTATGCTCATACCAGCGGACATGCGACGGTGGAAGATCTTCAGCGGTTCGCTGAGGCGTTAAATCCGAAGATGTTGGTGCCAGTGCATACTGAAGTTAATGACAGATTCTCACATAGTTTCCAGAACGTGAACATACAGACTGATGGAATTAAATTCGTAATCTAA
- a CDS encoding LysE family translocator has protein sequence MATAHFVALISPGPDFFLIVGTSVREGAARAAGLCAGIAAANGAYIFLALTGFACLKQTPLLFTSLRTAGALYLLYLGLMLLKPSQGPVRSPLTIEAERTATCRRRLFTAGFLSAILNPKNAVFYLSLFTVIVSRDTPQAFQACYGVWMVLAVFFWDLSIARLAGSEKVRCRLDRHAPWIEKCSGGVLLLLGAVLLLR, from the coding sequence CTGGCAACGGCGCATTTCGTTGCCCTCATCAGTCCGGGGCCAGACTTTTTCCTCATCGTGGGGACTTCGGTCAGGGAGGGGGCTGCCCGGGCAGCGGGGCTCTGTGCCGGCATCGCCGCGGCAAATGGCGCCTATATCTTCCTTGCCCTCACCGGGTTCGCGTGCCTCAAGCAAACCCCGCTGCTGTTCACCTCCCTCAGGACTGCCGGTGCCCTCTACCTGCTTTACCTGGGGCTCATGCTGCTGAAGCCGTCGCAAGGCCCGGTCCGCTCACCGCTTACGATTGAGGCGGAACGCACCGCTACCTGCCGCCGCAGGCTGTTCACAGCCGGCTTTCTCTCGGCCATCCTCAACCCGAAAAATGCAGTCTTTTATCTCAGCCTCTTCACCGTGATCGTGAGCCGCGATACGCCGCAGGCGTTCCAGGCCTGTTACGGCGTATGGATGGTTCTCGCAGTCTTCTTCTGGGATCTGTCGATAGCGCGGTTGGCGGGGAGCGAAAAGGTAAGATGCCGCCTCGACCGCCACGCGCCCTGGATCGAAAAATGCTCCGGAGGAGTGCTGCTTCTCCTAGGGGCGGTATTGCTGTTGCGGTAG
- a CDS encoding HNH endonuclease, whose translation MDTRRDHVITGLVETGKWCVENARLSERAGHKCEYCGLDFLASPENYKQWQRDHIVPESKGGDSSFENLAVACKTCNVDFKNRWNPRDIAGEVATRSELIDAVKVYISQRKEKTQQEIETMKSIINCDQKAGNGAKGER comes from the coding sequence ATGGATACCCGCAGGGATCATGTCATCACTGGCCTGGTCGAAACTGGGAAATGGTGCGTCGAAAATGCGCGGCTTAGCGAGAGAGCCGGCCATAAATGTGAATATTGTGGACTGGATTTCCTGGCATCTCCTGAGAATTACAAGCAATGGCAAAGAGATCACATCGTGCCAGAATCAAAAGGTGGCGATAGTTCATTCGAAAATCTGGCGGTAGCCTGCAAAACCTGTAACGTAGATTTTAAAAACAGATGGAACCCAAGAGATATTGCAGGTGAAGTTGCTACGAGGTCAGAACTGATTGATGCGGTTAAAGTGTATATTTCTCAGAGAAAAGAAAAAACTCAACAAGAAATAGAAACTATGAAATCCATTATTAACTGTGATCAAAAAGCTGGCAATGGGGCAAAAGGGGAAAGGTGA
- a CDS encoding DUF3883 domain-containing protein has protein sequence MPRFMAIKIHYDHRKSLPPYLKYSKLPTHEEYEEYLKLFQKSGIGGEGFHECLNFRIREGEDVEIYLPPTSLPAASKIEDEFVIFSFTYKEDMEMPDHVIGVHANVHFEDLDGVERDDVDRLDGIEWFIYHATAPEEYVTLFTPPLPYVRDAGIYTPEFERWGYGLRYINEEHAKNIIRAAMDAAAKRIEAASDTERLAIEREITVLRTIAVRYFPLLLEEGAGEGGGKDRRTAQTGGAVPPPPDRELGLLGERLVYEREIDYVKKLGLEPACVEWISQAVPTSPYDIKTVRPSKKGYSDHFLEVKSSRMDTGCNVYISSNQIEYFERHPDASTFIFVNFDSYNKPRMPFVELTLEQLRQSYELIPLKFKLRSLSKGDDDSEK, from the coding sequence ATGCCAAGGTTCATGGCGATAAAAATCCATTACGATCACCGGAAGTCCCTTCCGCCCTACCTGAAGTATTCCAAACTTCCCACACATGAAGAGTATGAAGAGTATCTCAAGCTTTTCCAAAAGAGCGGAATCGGCGGTGAAGGGTTTCACGAATGCCTCAACTTCAGGATTCGCGAAGGGGAAGACGTCGAAATTTACCTGCCGCCGACGTCACTTCCCGCCGCGAGCAAAATCGAGGATGAGTTCGTAATATTCTCCTTCACGTACAAAGAAGACATGGAAATGCCGGATCATGTCATCGGCGTACATGCCAATGTCCATTTTGAGGATCTGGACGGTGTGGAGCGTGACGATGTCGATCGGCTCGATGGCATAGAGTGGTTCATCTATCATGCGACTGCCCCGGAGGAGTACGTCACCCTTTTCACGCCGCCGCTTCCATATGTCAGAGATGCCGGCATCTACACGCCTGAATTTGAGAGGTGGGGTTACGGCCTACGCTACATCAACGAGGAACATGCGAAGAACATCATCCGTGCAGCAATGGACGCCGCGGCCAAGAGGATAGAAGCAGCCTCTGATACTGAACGGCTGGCCATCGAGCGCGAGATTACAGTCTTACGGACGATAGCGGTACGTTATTTCCCGCTGCTGTTAGAAGAAGGTGCGGGGGAGGGGGGAGGAAAAGATCGGCGAACCGCCCAAACAGGCGGTGCCGTGCCGCCACCGCCTGACCGTGAACTTGGACTGCTCGGCGAGCGGCTCGTTTATGAGCGGGAAATCGACTACGTGAAGAAGCTGGGGCTGGAGCCCGCGTGTGTTGAGTGGATCTCCCAAGCAGTGCCGACCTCTCCTTATGACATAAAAACAGTGAGGCCTTCCAAGAAGGGATACAGTGATCATTTTCTTGAGGTCAAATCGAGCAGGATGGACACGGGTTGCAACGTCTACATCTCCTCGAATCAGATCGAATATTTTGAGCGGCATCCGGACGCGTCTACCTTCATCTTTGTAAACTTCGATTCGTACAACAAACCGAGAATGCCTTTTGTGGAGTTGACACTGGAGCAGTTGAGGCAAAGCTACGAACTCATCCCTCTCAAGTTCAAGCTACGCTCCCTGAGCAAAGGTGATGATGATTCAGAGAAGTGA
- a CDS encoding Helicase associated domain protein: protein MPTYRTQLPDTIVTLLGKRDTQGLRAFLRTCVDNKGKVFELLLAELYEGNGWHVALKGGRGDAGADILLFHPNTPSTVSLIIQAKNRALPLNFDQTKIELMKFEEQGASLYNCQNFRLVSVSGFVRRTKKLTAFNMLLGGWEHVEELVSTYAPQSELLPKIELYAHNRNTYERINELWTASRHVAVVQATGTGKGYLIAKVLADHIDKPKVVLAPSTYILDEQKSKIPWLSSSTGYLTYKRLLRMKAKEIAILDYSLIVLDEFHRCGAKEWSKGVQKLLDCHPEAKVLGTTATPIRYLDNSRDMVEELFEGVIAENLSLASAIVRRILPPPTYISALYTLNDECTVLRDAVSKSRHTKDEKAELVRKINSVQIEWQKTSGVPQILKKYLPPSINKLIVFCKDEQHLDEMEVEVQRWFQKAGTHKRRKTYRVLASDPDSDRELADFRKADRKDTAHLLFAVEKLNEGLHIPEVGAVILLRPTESPILFYQQIGRCMQVGMDHSPIIFDLVNNFRSIRASDFLADLAEAKGAEARRRAEVGLSEYAPSVIVEDVSKPIREVIEEIGKQLVSWEVMYEVFAEYVRTQGNAKVPSNATVDGYQLGIWVVKQRASRGCISQERRERLEALPGWSWDPFSDQWEEGFCILKEYVEEKGHARVPQSHKTTGGFKLGVWVNSQRTKRKKLTTDRIQRLEELPGWCWNARSYRWEEGFSYLQQYVRREGHARVPTSHKESNFNLGGWANQQRSRKNRLTNERRQRLEALPGWTWESRSFQWEDGFSHLEQYVEVKGDAKVPQSHKSDDGFSLGLWVTTQRRNKRNLSEEQIQRLQLLPGWSWNTRSSKWEEGVSRLIAYVDEKGDANVPQSYITADGFSLGNWVTTQRCNRETMSRQRKERLEALPGWSWNAVVDQWTSGFSHLLEFVRRKGHARVPSGYKAADGFNLGAWIRTQRANEEKMPLDRRELLERLPGWCWNSRSYKWEEGFSHLKKFVEEFGHAKVSQTATGAGGFKLGAWVNNQRTRKNTLSQDRIERLEALPGWCWDTLIDQWDEGFRHLQEYVSREHHAKVPKTHIEAGFRLGAWVAWQRSSKKKLSPERVKRLESVPGWIWNVRSDQWEEGFRHLEEYLKNEGHSRVPQSHKSTDGFKLGSWVSVQRGNREKMSQQRRNRLEALRGWEWRIGS from the coding sequence ATGCCTACTTACCGCACACAACTTCCAGACACCATTGTCACCTTACTTGGCAAGCGTGATACGCAGGGCCTACGGGCTTTTCTGCGCACATGTGTAGATAATAAAGGCAAGGTCTTCGAGCTTTTGCTGGCGGAACTTTACGAGGGGAACGGTTGGCATGTTGCCCTAAAAGGAGGCCGTGGTGATGCAGGGGCTGATATTCTGCTTTTTCACCCCAATACGCCGTCCACGGTCTCTCTTATCATACAAGCAAAAAACCGTGCCCTACCCCTAAACTTCGATCAGACCAAAATTGAACTCATGAAGTTCGAGGAGCAGGGTGCTTCACTCTACAACTGCCAGAATTTTCGTCTGGTGTCAGTCAGCGGATTCGTCCGGCGAACGAAAAAACTCACTGCTTTTAATATGCTCTTGGGCGGATGGGAGCATGTCGAGGAACTTGTGAGTACATATGCCCCGCAATCTGAGCTCCTGCCTAAAATTGAGCTTTATGCCCACAATCGCAATACGTACGAGCGGATCAATGAACTGTGGACGGCTTCACGTCATGTTGCGGTAGTCCAAGCAACTGGAACGGGCAAGGGCTATTTGATCGCAAAAGTCCTTGCGGATCATATCGACAAACCGAAGGTTGTCCTTGCTCCATCAACATACATTCTTGACGAGCAGAAAAGTAAGATACCTTGGCTCTCTTCAAGCACTGGCTACTTGACCTATAAAAGGCTTTTGCGTATGAAAGCCAAAGAAATAGCAATCCTTGACTATAGCTTGATTGTCCTTGACGAATTTCACAGGTGCGGAGCCAAGGAGTGGAGTAAAGGAGTTCAGAAACTTCTGGATTGCCATCCGGAGGCAAAGGTTCTTGGAACCACCGCGACTCCGATCCGATATCTTGACAACAGTCGCGACATGGTTGAGGAACTCTTTGAAGGGGTCATTGCCGAAAACTTGTCATTGGCTTCAGCAATAGTCAGGCGTATTCTTCCCCCTCCCACCTACATCAGTGCGTTGTATACCCTGAACGATGAGTGCACTGTTTTACGCGATGCCGTTAGTAAAAGCAGGCATACGAAAGATGAGAAGGCTGAACTTGTTCGAAAAATCAATTCCGTCCAAATTGAGTGGCAAAAGACTTCCGGCGTCCCTCAGATTCTGAAGAAGTATCTTCCGCCTAGCATTAACAAACTTATTGTCTTCTGCAAGGATGAGCAACACCTTGATGAGATGGAAGTTGAGGTCCAACGCTGGTTCCAAAAAGCTGGCACCCATAAACGGCGAAAGACTTACCGTGTTCTTGCGTCTGATCCAGACAGTGATCGCGAGTTGGCAGATTTTAGAAAAGCAGATCGGAAGGACACAGCACATCTCCTCTTTGCTGTCGAAAAGCTTAACGAGGGCCTTCATATCCCTGAAGTGGGTGCTGTCATCCTGCTTCGTCCAACGGAGAGTCCAATCCTTTTTTATCAACAAATCGGGCGTTGCATGCAAGTGGGAATGGATCACTCCCCCATCATTTTCGACCTAGTCAATAACTTCCGGAGCATTCGGGCAAGTGACTTCCTTGCAGACCTCGCGGAAGCAAAAGGTGCCGAGGCACGTCGTCGCGCTGAAGTTGGGTTGTCTGAATATGCCCCGTCCGTCATAGTTGAAGACGTTTCTAAGCCCATACGGGAGGTAATAGAGGAAATCGGTAAACAACTGGTTTCATGGGAAGTGATGTATGAAGTGTTCGCTGAATACGTCCGGACGCAGGGAAATGCCAAGGTCCCTTCAAATGCGACAGTTGATGGGTATCAGTTGGGGATATGGGTTGTCAAGCAGAGGGCGAGCAGAGGTTGCATCTCACAAGAACGCCGTGAGCGTCTTGAAGCCTTGCCAGGGTGGAGTTGGGATCCATTTAGTGACCAGTGGGAAGAAGGGTTCTGCATTTTGAAAGAATATGTCGAAGAAAAGGGCCATGCGAGAGTGCCTCAATCCCATAAGACAACGGGCGGATTTAAATTAGGAGTTTGGGTTAACTCTCAACGGACAAAAAGAAAAAAACTTACTACTGATCGCATACAGCGCCTCGAAGAATTGCCGGGCTGGTGCTGGAACGCACGCTCATATCGGTGGGAAGAAGGGTTCAGCTATCTCCAACAATACGTACGACGAGAAGGTCATGCTAGGGTCCCGACATCACACAAAGAATCAAACTTTAACTTGGGAGGTTGGGCGAACCAACAGAGATCGAGAAAAAATAGATTAACCAATGAGCGTAGACAACGCCTTGAAGCGTTACCTGGATGGACATGGGAGTCAAGATCATTTCAATGGGAGGACGGTTTCAGCCACCTCGAACAGTATGTAGAGGTAAAAGGCGATGCTAAAGTTCCACAATCCCACAAATCGGATGATGGTTTCAGCCTTGGGTTATGGGTAACCACGCAAAGAAGGAATAAACGGAATTTATCTGAGGAACAGATCCAACGTCTTCAACTTTTACCTGGATGGTCTTGGAATACACGGTCCTCCAAATGGGAGGAAGGCGTCAGCCGCCTCATAGCCTATGTTGATGAAAAAGGAGATGCCAATGTTCCTCAGTCCTACATAACAGCAGATGGATTTTCACTAGGAAATTGGGTAACCACTCAAAGGTGCAACAGAGAGACAATGTCGCGTCAGCGTAAGGAGCGTCTCGAGGCTTTGCCAGGATGGTCTTGGAATGCTGTCGTTGATCAGTGGACAAGCGGCTTCAGCCATTTACTAGAATTCGTTCGCAGAAAAGGTCATGCCAGGGTGCCTAGTGGTTACAAGGCTGCCGATGGATTCAACCTAGGGGCTTGGATAAGAACCCAAAGAGCGAACGAAGAGAAAATGCCTCTCGATCGGAGAGAGCTTTTGGAAAGGTTACCGGGATGGTGCTGGAATTCACGCTCATACAAGTGGGAGGAAGGCTTCAGCCATTTGAAAAAATTCGTCGAGGAATTTGGACATGCGAAAGTTTCGCAGACGGCCACGGGCGCAGGCGGATTTAAGTTAGGGGCTTGGGTTAATAATCAGCGGACCCGGAAGAACACCCTATCGCAAGATCGAATAGAAAGGCTAGAAGCATTGCCTGGTTGGTGCTGGGATACCCTTATCGACCAGTGGGATGAGGGATTCCGACACCTGCAAGAATACGTCAGCAGGGAACACCATGCCAAGGTTCCTAAAACACATATCGAAGCTGGATTCAGGCTCGGGGCGTGGGTTGCGTGGCAAAGGTCGAGCAAGAAAAAATTGTCGCCGGAACGAGTAAAACGGCTGGAAAGTGTGCCCGGCTGGATATGGAATGTCCGTTCAGACCAGTGGGAGGAAGGATTCCGGCACCTTGAGGAGTACTTAAAGAATGAAGGTCATTCTAGAGTTCCACAGTCGCACAAATCAACGGATGGTTTTAAATTAGGCTCATGGGTATCAGTCCAAAGGGGCAACAGAGAGAAAATGTCTCAGCAAAGAAGAAACCGTCTTGAGGCTTTACGCGGCTGGGAATGGAGAATTGGCAGTTAA
- a CDS encoding methyl-accepting chemotaxis protein: MANFTIAKRLLLGFGAVSLLLFIVVGAGMKGLYSSADQLSNVNRISGLTANAGKVLLNLQGIDEEIKGLMLAETQADRDKMLGHIEEHRKGYSQALDALKKNTKTPDGKKLVAELDSALAVGVTVNDKLKAIAASGDTAGFKAAVAREGEPARQKYVAAAEALMDYYAKRTDLRVKTAQEAGTAAITTMLVTGIIALLLSVGICAFLASGIKRALKEMGSAIAIIAEGDLTRRVNYHAKDELGQLSEHMNGFVGKIQSIMQELSGDANRVATASTQLKATAQQMVQGTEEIVAQANTVATAGEEMAATSNDIAQNCHLAAQGAQCANQAAVDGAEVVEATVAVMGVIAERVQGAARTVESLGERSDQIGAIVGTIEDIADQTNLLALNAAIEAARAGEQGRGFAVVADEVRALAERTTRATREISEMIRTIQGETQSAVQAMEEGSKEVERGTQQASRSGQALEAILEEIHAVMMQANQIATAAEEQTATTSEISTNMVHITDIVRSTAKGADETAAAATALASMSVRLQEMVRQFKVA; encoded by the coding sequence ATGGCAAATTTTACAATCGCAAAACGTTTGCTGCTGGGCTTTGGAGCCGTGTCATTGCTGCTGTTCATCGTTGTGGGGGCCGGCATGAAAGGGCTCTACAGCAGTGCGGACCAGTTGAGTAACGTAAACCGCATCAGCGGGCTCACGGCAAATGCCGGGAAAGTACTTCTGAACCTGCAGGGAATCGATGAGGAAATTAAGGGACTCATGCTGGCCGAGACACAGGCGGACCGGGACAAGATGCTCGGGCATATCGAGGAGCACCGCAAAGGGTACTCTCAGGCACTCGACGCGCTGAAAAAGAACACGAAGACGCCCGACGGCAAAAAGCTGGTGGCGGAACTGGACAGCGCGCTCGCAGTCGGCGTAACGGTCAATGACAAACTGAAGGCCATTGCAGCCTCGGGTGACACAGCCGGATTCAAGGCGGCAGTTGCCCGCGAGGGGGAGCCGGCCAGGCAGAAATACGTAGCCGCGGCCGAGGCACTGATGGACTACTACGCGAAGCGGACGGATCTGAGGGTCAAGACGGCTCAAGAAGCAGGTACAGCTGCGATTACCACCATGTTGGTCACGGGGATCATTGCACTTTTGCTAAGCGTCGGCATCTGTGCCTTTCTAGCCTCAGGGATAAAGAGAGCCCTGAAGGAGATGGGCAGTGCCATTGCCATCATCGCCGAGGGGGATCTCACCCGGCGTGTCAACTACCACGCCAAGGATGAGTTGGGCCAGCTCAGCGAGCATATGAACGGTTTTGTAGGGAAGATCCAGTCGATCATGCAGGAACTGTCCGGCGATGCCAACCGGGTGGCCACGGCATCCACGCAGTTGAAGGCAACGGCGCAGCAGATGGTGCAGGGGACCGAAGAGATCGTCGCACAGGCAAATACCGTTGCCACCGCCGGAGAAGAGATGGCGGCAACCTCCAACGACATAGCCCAAAACTGTCACCTAGCCGCTCAAGGCGCTCAATGCGCCAACCAGGCGGCAGTTGACGGCGCAGAGGTCGTCGAGGCCACAGTGGCCGTGATGGGAGTGATTGCGGAGCGGGTGCAAGGAGCAGCGAGGACCGTAGAGTCGCTCGGCGAGCGCTCCGACCAGATCGGCGCCATCGTTGGGACCATAGAAGACATCGCCGACCAGACCAACCTGCTCGCTCTCAACGCAGCCATCGAGGCGGCAAGAGCGGGCGAGCAGGGGCGTGGATTTGCCGTCGTCGCAGACGAAGTGAGGGCTCTGGCCGAGCGCACCACGCGTGCGACCAGGGAGATCTCCGAGATGATCCGCACCATCCAGGGGGAAACCCAAAGTGCGGTTCAGGCCATGGAGGAAGGGAGCAAGGAAGTCGAACGCGGGACGCAGCAGGCATCCCGTTCCGGCCAAGCACTGGAAGCGATCCTCGAAGAGATACATGCCGTCATGATGCAGGCAAACCAGATAGCCACCGCCGCCGAAGAGCAGACCGCGACCACCAGCGAAATCAGTACCAACATGGTGCACATCACCGACATCGTGCGGTCAACAGCAAAGGGTGCCGACGAGACCGCCGCCGCCGCGACAGCCCTTGCCTCCATGTCCGTGAGGCTTCAGGAGATGGTCCGCCAGTTTAAAGTCGCCTAG